A region of Salvia splendens isolate huo1 chromosome 17, SspV2, whole genome shotgun sequence DNA encodes the following proteins:
- the LOC121775388 gene encoding B3 domain-containing protein At2g24670-like: protein MATYGWLSAVEHLGGRDILAATAHCAIQIRDSEEETLPSATAESSSAAASTSKKQNSPHHDHDQPPLLPEEFRRAIEEMARGKELTAPATLVIQKQLFRTDVSKNHNRLPIPASQISDGFLTEEERRRLGARRKGRVDVRVVEAVAAKLCRRVMAKGEGRKRKTT from the exons ATGGCTACTTAtggatg gttgagcgccGTCGAGCatttg ggcggtcgtgacatccTCGCCGCCACCGCACACTGCGCAATCCAAATTCGAGACTCCGAGGAGGAAACGCTGCCTTCCGCCACCGCAGaatcctcctccgccgccgcgagCACGAGTAAGAAGCAAAATTCGCCGCATCACGATCACGAtcagccgccgctgctgccggaAGAATTTAGGAGGGCGATCGAGGAGATGGCGCGGGGGAAGGAGCTGACGGCGCCGGCGACGCTGGTGATTCAGAAGCAACTGTTCCGAACGGACGTGAGCAAAAACCACAACCGCCTCCCGATCCCGGCGAGCCAGATCAGCGACGGTTTCCTGACGGAGGAGGAGCGGCGCCGCCTCGGGGCGAGGAGGAAGGGCCGCGTGGACGTGAGGGTCGTGGAGGCGGTGGCCGCGAAGCTTTGCCGGCGGGTCATGGCGAAGGGcgaggggaggaagaggaagacgaCGTGA
- the LOC121775390 gene encoding pathogen-related protein-like has translation MKEAGDKYRSFLHDEAKNIEWRHGGPPIYDAVNKLFEEGRTKASIYDLSIYLSIYLSLFYTYICIYSDRCGRGREGLSGEETLKLGSYNALLKSSLPEEFKYYKAEEESFESSHDAFRAALPRGFAWEVVAVYSGPPLIAFKFRHWGYFEGPFKGHPPTGEMVHFYGVGILKVDDSLRAEDVEIYYDPAELFGGLLKQPIVSNSDQPQNCPFQHHKTS, from the exons ATGAAAGAAGCAGGGGATAAGTATAGATCTTTTTTGCACGATGAAGCCAAAAATATAGAGTGGAGACACGGTGGCCCTCCCATTTACGACGCCGTTAACAAGCTTTTCGAGGAAGGCCGCACCAAGGCATCTATCTATGATCTATCTatttatctatctatctatttaTCTCTTTTTTATACGTATATATGTATCTATTCTGATCGATGTGGACGAG GAAGAGAGGGGCTATCCGGTGAAGAGACGCTGAAGTTGGGGAGCTACAACGCGTTGTTGAAGAGCTCATTGCCTGAGGAATTCAAATATTACAAAGCCGAGGAAGAAAGCTTTGAGTCGTCGCACGACGCATTCCGGGCGGCGCTTCCACGGGGATTTGCGTGGGAAGTGGTGGCGGTATACTCAGGGCCGCCGCTCATCGCCTTTAAATTCCGGCATTGGGGTTACTTTGAAGGCCCCTTCAAAGGCCATCCCCCCACCGGAGAGATGGTGCACTTCTACGGAGTAGGAATTCTCAAA gtGGATGATTCTTTGAGGGCTGAGGATGTGGAGATATACTATGATCCAGCTGAGCTTTTTGGTGGACTTTTAAAACAACCAATTGTTTCCAATTCCGACCAACCTCAAAACTGCCCATTTCAACACCACAAAACCTCTTAA